In the genome of Myxococcus stipitatus, one region contains:
- the glgX gene encoding glycogen debranching protein GlgX → MRRAEVLPGKPFPLGATYDGHGVNFAVFSEHAKKVEVCLYDAQEPSKETRRFPLLETTHQVWHGYVPDLKPGTLYGLRVHGPFEPKKGLRFNPHKLLVDPYARALHGGVDYGAPIYAHVSGGKDEDLVLDKRDDAAAVPKAVVLEDTFDWEGDRPPGVPWHQTVLYELHVKGFTKLHPRVPEALRGTYAGLAHPAAIEHLKKVGVTAVELLPIHHIVDEPFLAERGLTNYWGYSTLGYFAPDARYSASGSRGEQVAEFKGMVKALHQAGIEVILDVVYNHTCEGNHLGPTLSFKGLDNGAYYRLTEKDPRYYLDVTGTGNSWNATHPYALKLVADSLRYWVEVMHVDGFRFDLATTLGRDRHGYDTRAAFFQIVHQDPVLSRVKLISEPWDVGDFGYQVGNFPVLWSEWNGKYRDTIRRYWKGDDRQAAEIGYRLTGSSDLYALSGRKPAASVNFVTAHDGFTLHDLVTYNDKHNEANGEENRDGGNDNHSWNCGVEGETDDAKINALREQQKRNFLSTLFLSQGVPMLVAGDEMGRTQKGNNNAYCQDNALSWVNWELTETQAALLEFTSRLTRLRREQPVLRKRRFFRGAHMWDSELKDLAWFRPDGKEMRKDDWEKPYVRSLAFLLGGDAIAAPDEEGNRIVGDTLLVLMNAHHEPISFLLPALEWGADWEQVVDTATSGASPRTHTPAGGKVQVAGRSLMVLRRPATE, encoded by the coding sequence GCACAGGAGCCATCGAAGGAGACGCGCCGCTTCCCCCTGCTGGAGACGACGCACCAGGTCTGGCACGGCTATGTGCCGGACCTGAAGCCGGGCACGCTCTACGGCCTGCGCGTCCACGGGCCGTTCGAGCCGAAGAAGGGCCTGCGCTTCAATCCCCACAAGCTGCTGGTGGACCCGTACGCACGCGCCCTCCATGGCGGCGTGGACTACGGCGCGCCCATCTATGCCCACGTGTCGGGAGGCAAGGACGAGGACCTGGTCCTCGACAAGCGGGATGACGCGGCGGCCGTGCCCAAGGCCGTGGTGCTGGAGGACACCTTCGACTGGGAAGGGGACAGGCCGCCCGGAGTGCCGTGGCACCAGACGGTGCTCTACGAGCTGCACGTGAAGGGCTTCACGAAGCTGCACCCGCGCGTGCCGGAGGCGCTGCGTGGAACGTACGCGGGCCTGGCGCACCCGGCCGCCATCGAGCACCTGAAGAAGGTGGGCGTCACCGCGGTGGAGCTCCTGCCCATCCACCACATCGTCGACGAGCCGTTCCTCGCCGAGCGCGGGCTGACGAACTACTGGGGCTACAGCACGCTGGGCTACTTCGCGCCGGACGCGCGCTACAGCGCCTCCGGCTCCCGCGGCGAGCAGGTGGCCGAGTTCAAGGGCATGGTGAAGGCGCTGCACCAGGCGGGCATCGAGGTCATCCTCGACGTCGTCTACAACCACACCTGCGAGGGCAACCACCTGGGGCCCACGCTGTCCTTCAAGGGCCTGGACAACGGGGCGTACTACCGGCTCACGGAGAAGGACCCGCGCTACTACCTGGATGTCACCGGGACGGGCAACTCGTGGAACGCCACGCACCCGTACGCGCTGAAGCTGGTGGCGGACTCGCTGCGCTACTGGGTGGAGGTGATGCACGTCGACGGGTTCCGCTTCGACCTGGCCACCACGCTGGGGCGCGACCGGCACGGCTACGACACGCGCGCGGCCTTCTTCCAGATTGTCCACCAGGACCCGGTCCTCAGCCGGGTGAAGCTCATCTCCGAGCCCTGGGACGTGGGCGACTTCGGCTACCAGGTGGGCAACTTCCCGGTGCTGTGGAGCGAGTGGAACGGCAAGTATCGCGACACCATCCGCCGCTACTGGAAGGGCGATGACCGGCAGGCAGCGGAGATCGGCTACCGGCTCACGGGCAGCTCGGACCTGTATGCGCTGTCCGGCCGCAAGCCCGCGGCGAGCGTCAACTTCGTCACCGCGCACGACGGCTTCACGCTGCACGACCTGGTCACCTACAACGACAAGCACAACGAGGCCAACGGCGAGGAGAACCGCGACGGCGGCAACGACAACCACTCCTGGAACTGCGGCGTGGAGGGCGAGACGGACGACGCGAAGATCAATGCGCTGCGCGAGCAACAGAAGCGCAACTTCCTGTCCACGCTCTTCCTGTCCCAGGGCGTGCCCATGCTGGTGGCGGGCGACGAGATGGGCCGCACCCAGAAGGGCAACAACAACGCCTACTGCCAGGACAACGCGCTGTCGTGGGTGAACTGGGAGCTGACGGAGACGCAGGCGGCGCTCCTGGAGTTCACCAGCCGGTTGACCCGGCTTCGCCGCGAGCAGCCCGTGCTCCGCAAGCGCCGCTTCTTCCGCGGCGCGCACATGTGGGACAGCGAGCTGAAGGACCTCGCGTGGTTCCGCCCCGACGGCAAGGAGATGCGCAAGGACGACTGGGAGAAGCCCTATGTCCGCTCGCTCGCCTTCCTGTTGGGCGGGGATGCCATCGCCGCGCCGGACGAGGAGGGCAACCGGATTGTGGGAGACACGTTGCTCGTCCTGATGAACGCCCACCATGAGCCCATCTCCTTCCTGCTGCCGGCGCTGGAGTGGGGCGCGGACTGGGAGCAGGTGGTGGACACGGCCACCTCGGGGGCGTCCCCCCGCACCCACACGCCCGCGGGGGGCAAGGTGCAGGTGGCGGGGCGTTCGCTGATGGTCTTGAGGAGGCCCGCGACGGAGTAG
- a CDS encoding TerC family protein codes for MNTQVALWVGFNLFVLAMLAVDLGLFHRKDHVVSPKEAGIWTLVWISISLAFCGGIWHFSGSTPALQWLTAYVVEYSLSVDNLFVFLMVFSYFRVAPEHQHRVLFWGILGAFVMRAVLIVAGAALVQRFHWLIYLFGAFLVFTAVKMLFSKDEEMDPEQKGIVKLARRMLPVARQGEGSRFFITEDQRRKVTPLFIVLLVVEATDLLFALDSIPAVLGISQDAFIVYTSNVCAILGLRSLFFVVASLMEKFHLLKVGLSAILAFVGVKMLITYFDIHVPISVSLGAIGGILLASIVASLIWPKAPESGDDRESAKT; via the coding sequence GTGAACACGCAAGTCGCGCTCTGGGTGGGCTTCAACCTCTTCGTGCTGGCGATGCTGGCCGTGGACCTCGGGCTGTTCCACCGCAAGGACCACGTGGTGTCGCCCAAGGAAGCGGGCATCTGGACGCTGGTGTGGATTTCCATCAGCCTCGCGTTCTGCGGAGGCATCTGGCACTTCTCCGGCAGTACGCCGGCGCTCCAGTGGCTGACGGCCTATGTCGTGGAGTACTCGCTCTCCGTCGACAACCTGTTCGTCTTCCTGATGGTGTTCAGCTACTTCCGGGTGGCGCCCGAGCACCAGCACCGGGTGCTGTTCTGGGGCATCCTGGGCGCGTTCGTGATGCGCGCGGTGCTCATCGTCGCCGGCGCCGCGCTGGTGCAGCGCTTCCACTGGCTCATCTACCTGTTCGGTGCCTTCCTCGTCTTCACCGCGGTGAAGATGCTCTTCTCCAAGGACGAGGAGATGGACCCGGAGCAGAAGGGCATCGTCAAGCTCGCGCGCCGGATGCTGCCGGTGGCCCGGCAGGGCGAGGGCAGCCGCTTCTTCATCACCGAGGACCAGCGCCGCAAGGTGACGCCGCTGTTCATCGTCCTCCTGGTGGTGGAGGCGACCGACCTCTTGTTCGCGCTGGACTCCATCCCCGCCGTGCTGGGCATCAGCCAGGACGCCTTCATCGTCTACACGTCCAACGTGTGCGCCATCCTGGGCCTGCGCTCGCTGTTCTTCGTGGTGGCCAGCCTCATGGAGAAGTTCCACCTGCTGAAGGTGGGCCTGAGCGCCATCCTGGCCTTCGTGGGCGTGAAGATGCTGATTACCTACTTCGACATCCACGTCCCCATCAGCGTGTCGCTGGGGGCTATTGGCGGCATCCTCCTGGCCTCCATCGTCGCGTCGCTCATCTGGCCCAAGGCGCCGGAGTCGGGCGATGACCGGGAGAGCGCGAAAACCTGA
- the apaG gene encoding Co2+/Mg2+ efflux protein ApaG, which produces MSSSATTDGIRITVKPAYWPERSSPESGQYAFMYTVEIVNEGEAPAQLKSRHWLITDATGKVEEVKGEGVVGRQPRLAPSERFEYTSWAMLRTPFGTMRGSYEMERPDGSTFEARIAEFALTLPNALH; this is translated from the coding sequence ATGTCTTCCAGCGCCACCACTGACGGGATTCGCATCACCGTGAAGCCGGCCTATTGGCCGGAGCGCAGCTCGCCCGAGTCGGGCCAGTACGCCTTCATGTACACGGTGGAAATCGTCAACGAGGGGGAGGCGCCCGCACAGCTCAAGTCGCGCCACTGGCTCATCACCGACGCCACCGGGAAGGTGGAAGAGGTGAAGGGGGAGGGCGTGGTGGGCCGGCAGCCCCGCCTGGCTCCGAGCGAGCGCTTCGAGTACACGAGCTGGGCGATGTTGCGCACGCCGTTCGGCACCATGCGCGGCAGCTACGAGATGGAGCGGCCGGACGGGTCGACCTTCGAGGCGCGCATCGCGGAGTTCGCCCTCACCCTGCCCAACGCCCTGCACTGA
- the hemH gene encoding ferrochelatase: protein MTTPGAKRGLLLLNLGTPDAPESGAVRRYLREFLSDPRVVDIHPVGRWLLLNLIILPVRPAKSAEAYRKVWMPQGSPLLVYSRELEAAVRGRLGGEYEVALGMRYGTPSIPDAVASLRARGVMDFTVLPLYPQEATSSSASSLARVYEVMTEGWDVPNVRAVPAFHSHPSFLEAFTSVARPVIAETRSDHVLFSFHGVPERHVRKTDTSGRHCFSSAGCCDTLTEANRHCYRAQCFSTARGLAERLGLKAEGWSVSFQSRLGRTPWVKPYTDLVLPELAKRGVKRLAVMCPSFVADCLETLEEVGLRAREQFVEAGGEALTLVPSLNAHPDWVDAVVRMVRESDGAPTAAASR from the coding sequence ATGACGACTCCGGGCGCGAAGCGGGGCTTGCTGCTCCTCAACCTGGGGACTCCGGACGCGCCGGAGTCCGGGGCGGTGCGGCGGTATCTGCGGGAGTTCCTGAGCGACCCGCGGGTGGTGGACATCCACCCGGTGGGGCGCTGGCTGCTCCTCAACCTCATCATCCTGCCCGTGCGACCCGCGAAGAGCGCGGAGGCGTACCGCAAGGTGTGGATGCCCCAGGGCTCGCCCCTGCTGGTGTACAGCCGGGAGCTGGAGGCCGCGGTGCGCGGCCGGCTGGGTGGCGAGTACGAGGTGGCGCTGGGCATGCGCTACGGCACGCCCTCCATCCCCGACGCGGTGGCGAGCCTGCGCGCGCGCGGGGTGATGGACTTCACCGTGCTGCCCCTCTATCCGCAGGAGGCCACGTCGTCGTCCGCGTCGTCGCTGGCGCGGGTGTACGAGGTGATGACGGAGGGCTGGGATGTGCCCAACGTGCGCGCGGTGCCGGCGTTCCACAGCCACCCGTCGTTCCTGGAGGCCTTCACGTCGGTGGCGCGGCCGGTGATTGCCGAGACGCGCTCGGACCACGTGCTCTTCAGCTTCCACGGCGTGCCGGAGCGGCACGTGCGCAAGACGGACACGTCGGGGCGGCACTGCTTTTCATCGGCGGGGTGCTGCGACACGCTCACCGAGGCCAACCGCCACTGCTACCGCGCGCAGTGCTTCTCCACCGCGCGAGGGCTGGCCGAGCGGCTGGGGCTGAAGGCGGAGGGGTGGAGCGTGTCCTTCCAGTCGCGGCTGGGCCGCACCCCGTGGGTGAAGCCCTACACGGACCTGGTGCTGCCGGAGCTGGCGAAGCGGGGCGTGAAGCGGCTGGCGGTGATGTGCCCGTCCTTCGTCGCCGACTGCCTGGAGACGCTCGAGGAAGTGGGGCTGCGCGCCCGCGAGCAGTTCGTGGAGGCGGGGGGCGAGGCGCTGACGCTCGTCCCCTCGCTCAACGCCCACCCGGACTGGGTGGACGCCGTGGTGCGGATGGTGCGCGAGTCCGACGGCGCGCCTACTGCTGCGGCTTCGCGGTAG
- a CDS encoding L-threonylcarbamoyladenylate synthase — translation MLNPELVERAVEMLRRGGVIALPTETVYGLAANAEDELAVRRVFAIKGRPATHPLIVHLSGLEHLSSWARDIPPAAYPLARAFWPGPLTLVLPRTPRATDAVTGGQDTVALRVPGHPVALAVLKALGGGLAAPSANRFGRVSPTTAEHVRVDLGDDVDLVLDGGPCTVGVESTIVDLSSGAPSILRPGGLSTEDIERVLGHAVPVKTSTHVRVSGSLASHYAPRAGVVLAEPGEAAARVQALREQGLRVGVLGPEGLPLPADVARFDVPADPAGAARVLYARLREADEQGHDVLVACLPSASGLGIAVRDRLSRAAAPRDPGP, via the coding sequence ATGCTAAATCCGGAGCTCGTCGAGCGCGCGGTGGAAATGCTGCGGCGCGGCGGCGTCATCGCCTTGCCCACGGAGACGGTGTACGGCCTCGCGGCCAACGCCGAGGACGAGCTGGCCGTGCGTCGCGTCTTCGCCATCAAGGGCCGCCCCGCGACCCACCCGCTCATCGTCCACCTGTCCGGTCTCGAGCACCTGTCCTCGTGGGCCCGGGACATCCCCCCGGCCGCGTACCCGCTCGCCCGCGCCTTCTGGCCCGGCCCCCTCACGCTCGTCCTGCCCCGCACGCCCCGCGCCACGGACGCCGTCACGGGAGGCCAGGACACGGTGGCCCTGCGCGTGCCGGGACACCCGGTGGCCCTCGCCGTGCTGAAGGCCCTGGGCGGAGGACTCGCGGCGCCCAGCGCCAACCGCTTCGGCCGGGTGAGCCCCACCACCGCGGAGCACGTCCGCGTGGACCTGGGTGACGACGTGGACCTGGTCCTCGACGGCGGGCCCTGCACCGTGGGCGTGGAGTCCACCATCGTCGACCTGAGCTCCGGCGCGCCCTCCATCCTTCGACCCGGCGGACTGTCCACCGAGGACATCGAGCGGGTGCTCGGCCACGCCGTCCCCGTGAAGACCTCCACGCACGTCCGCGTGTCGGGCTCGCTCGCGTCGCACTACGCACCGCGCGCCGGTGTCGTGCTCGCCGAGCCGGGCGAGGCCGCAGCGCGAGTCCAGGCCCTGCGGGAGCAAGGTCTGCGCGTGGGCGTGCTGGGCCCCGAGGGACTCCCGCTGCCCGCCGACGTCGCGCGCTTCGACGTGCCCGCGGACCCGGCCGGCGCCGCACGTGTGCTCTACGCCCGGCTGCGCGAGGCGGATGAGCAAGGACATGACGTGCTCGTCGCCTGCCTCCCCTCGGCCAGCGGCCTGGGCATCGCGGTGCGCGACAGACTCTCGCGCGCCGCCGCGCCTCGCGACCCGGGCCCCTGA
- a CDS encoding TIGR01777 family oxidoreductase yields MGKSHVFNARARMPVSASELFAWHAREGALPRLTPPWERMELLERSGDGLQVGARVVMKMRVGPFARRWVAEHTAYIQDSLFQDSQVSGPFSKWVHTHRFWPEPAQGTSILEDEVEYALPLGGLGSLVGGGFARRTLERVFAYRHRVTGMDLRRHAAFASRGPLSVAITGASGLVGSALVPLLTTGGHGVKRLVRRKAEASRGEVAWAPDKGEVDTAALEGVDAVVHLAGVNVAGKRWSPEYKDAILKSRAEGTLALSEALARMKRKPRVLVCAAGVGIYGDRGDEPLTETSAPGTGFLADVCRVWEAATAPAEAAGIRVVNLRIGPVLDAREGALAKMVPPFLAGGGGPIASGRQWMSWVSLEDLLGLIHFSLFTDAARGPINAVAPGAVRQGDFARTLGRVLRRPAVLPMPGAVIRTLFGEMGQEALLAGARVLPSRAEQLGYAFVLPELEGALRFTLGRTTEGLEVRHD; encoded by the coding sequence ATGGGCAAGTCGCACGTCTTCAATGCACGTGCTCGGATGCCGGTTTCCGCCTCCGAGCTGTTCGCCTGGCACGCTCGGGAAGGGGCGCTCCCTCGGCTGACGCCTCCCTGGGAGCGGATGGAGCTCCTGGAGCGCTCGGGCGATGGCCTCCAGGTGGGCGCCCGCGTGGTGATGAAGATGCGCGTGGGGCCCTTTGCCCGCCGCTGGGTGGCCGAGCACACCGCGTACATCCAGGACTCGCTCTTCCAGGACAGCCAGGTCTCCGGCCCGTTCTCGAAGTGGGTCCACACGCATCGCTTCTGGCCGGAGCCCGCGCAGGGCACCTCCATCCTCGAGGACGAGGTGGAGTACGCGCTGCCCCTGGGCGGGCTGGGGAGCCTGGTGGGCGGGGGCTTCGCGCGGCGCACGCTGGAGCGGGTGTTCGCCTATCGCCACCGGGTGACGGGCATGGACCTGCGCCGTCACGCGGCCTTCGCGTCGCGGGGACCGCTCTCGGTGGCCATCACGGGGGCGTCGGGCCTGGTGGGCTCGGCGCTGGTGCCGCTGCTCACCACGGGGGGCCATGGCGTGAAGCGGCTGGTGCGGAGGAAGGCGGAGGCCTCGCGAGGCGAGGTGGCGTGGGCGCCCGACAAGGGCGAGGTGGACACGGCGGCGCTCGAGGGCGTGGACGCGGTGGTGCACCTGGCGGGCGTCAACGTCGCGGGCAAGCGCTGGTCGCCCGAGTACAAGGACGCCATCCTGAAGAGTCGCGCGGAGGGCACGCTCGCGCTGTCGGAGGCGCTGGCGCGGATGAAGCGCAAGCCGCGCGTGCTGGTGTGCGCCGCGGGTGTCGGCATCTACGGCGACCGGGGGGATGAGCCGCTCACCGAGACGAGCGCGCCGGGCACGGGCTTCCTCGCGGACGTGTGCCGCGTCTGGGAGGCCGCCACCGCGCCCGCGGAGGCCGCGGGGATTCGCGTGGTGAACCTGCGCATCGGCCCGGTGCTGGACGCGCGGGAGGGCGCGCTGGCGAAGATGGTGCCCCCCTTCCTCGCGGGAGGCGGCGGGCCCATCGCCTCCGGGCGGCAGTGGATGAGCTGGGTGTCCTTGGAGGACCTGCTGGGCCTCATCCACTTCAGCCTCTTCACCGACGCGGCGCGCGGCCCCATCAACGCGGTGGCGCCGGGGGCGGTGCGGCAGGGGGATTTCGCCCGGACGCTCGGCCGCGTGCTGCGGCGTCCGGCGGTGCTGCCCATGCCGGGGGCGGTCATCCGGACGCTCTTCGGCGAGATGGGGCAGGAGGCCCTGCTGGCGGGTGCCCGGGTGCTCCCCTCCAGGGCGGAGCAACTGGGTTACGCTTTCGTCCTGCCCGAGCTGGAAGGGGCGCTGCGCTTCACGCTGGGCCGCACCACGGAGGGGCTCGAGGTCCGCCACGACTGA
- a CDS encoding ABC transporter ATP-binding protein, protein MIQVEGLTKYYGEHAAIRDLAFTIGQGEVIGFLGLNGAGKSTTLKVLGCVLLPTAGRVVIDGHDVVSNAHEVRQRIGYLPDVPPLYDEMTVGEYLAYVARLRGVTARDTAARVGEAEEKTGLREVDGELISTLSHGYRQRVGVAQALVHKPALLILDEPTSGLDPRQIVEMRDVIRGLKGTHTVLVSSHILPEISQTCDRLLIIHKGTLVAQGTEEELGRKMGGGGSIEVEVRGDQARAVEVLQGFGAVEVDRAQDGVVSLSLRAAPDLRPRVAQAVVGAGLELLRLDQGAGQLESIFLRLTHGQEVRA, encoded by the coding sequence ATGATTCAGGTCGAAGGGCTGACCAAGTACTACGGTGAGCACGCGGCCATCCGGGACCTGGCCTTCACCATCGGGCAGGGTGAGGTCATCGGCTTCCTCGGCCTCAATGGCGCGGGCAAGTCGACGACGTTGAAGGTCCTGGGGTGCGTGCTGCTGCCGACCGCCGGGCGCGTCGTCATCGATGGCCATGACGTGGTGAGCAATGCCCACGAGGTCCGACAGCGCATCGGCTATCTCCCCGACGTGCCGCCGCTCTACGACGAGATGACGGTGGGCGAGTACCTGGCCTACGTCGCGCGGCTGCGCGGCGTGACGGCGCGGGACACCGCCGCGAGAGTGGGGGAGGCCGAGGAGAAGACAGGGCTCCGCGAGGTGGACGGCGAGCTCATCTCCACGCTCAGCCACGGCTACCGGCAGCGCGTGGGCGTGGCGCAGGCGCTGGTGCACAAGCCCGCGCTGCTCATCCTCGACGAGCCCACCAGCGGCCTGGACCCGAGGCAGATTGTGGAGATGCGCGACGTCATCCGGGGACTGAAGGGCACGCACACCGTCCTCGTCTCCAGCCACATCCTCCCGGAGATCTCCCAGACGTGTGACCGGCTCCTCATCATCCACAAGGGGACGCTGGTGGCGCAGGGGACGGAGGAGGAGCTGGGGCGGAAGATGGGCGGCGGAGGCTCCATCGAGGTCGAGGTGCGCGGCGACCAGGCGCGCGCGGTGGAGGTGCTCCAGGGCTTCGGCGCGGTGGAGGTGGACCGGGCCCAGGACGGTGTCGTGTCGCTGAGCCTGCGCGCTGCTCCCGACCTGCGTCCGCGCGTGGCGCAGGCGGTGGTGGGCGCGGGGCTGGAGCTCCTGCGCCTGGATCAGGGCGCGGGGCAGCTGGAGTCCATCTTCCTCAGGCTGACGCACGGCCAGGAGGTGCGCGCGTGA
- a CDS encoding ABC transporter permease — MKALLIARRELSGYLRTLSGYVVIAVILALNGLFFNAYALGGASKRSAEVLSQFFYYSSGFTVVASVFISMRLLAEERQTGTLPLLYSSPLRDRDIVLGKFLAGFAFLSLYVLCTLYMPVLVLVNGKVSLGHVAAGYLGLLLLGSASLAVGTFGSALARNQLLAAITSAVMLVALILCWLLARITEQPLSDVFSAMSLWNQHFPPFQSGLIHVRDVVYYAVVTYVALFAATRVLEARRWR, encoded by the coding sequence GTGAAGGCGCTGCTCATCGCCCGCCGCGAGCTGTCCGGTTACCTGCGCACGCTCAGCGGCTACGTCGTCATCGCGGTCATCCTCGCGTTGAACGGCCTGTTCTTCAACGCGTACGCCCTGGGCGGTGCGAGCAAGCGCTCCGCCGAGGTGCTGTCGCAGTTCTTCTATTACTCGAGCGGCTTCACCGTCGTCGCCTCGGTGTTCATCTCCATGCGGCTGCTCGCCGAGGAGCGGCAGACGGGGACGCTGCCGCTCTTGTATTCGTCGCCGCTGCGGGACCGCGACATCGTGCTGGGCAAGTTCCTGGCGGGCTTCGCCTTCCTGTCGCTCTACGTGCTGTGCACGCTGTACATGCCGGTGCTGGTGCTGGTGAACGGCAAGGTGTCGCTGGGCCACGTGGCGGCGGGCTACCTGGGGTTGTTGCTGCTGGGCAGCGCGTCGCTCGCGGTGGGGACGTTCGGCTCGGCGCTGGCGCGCAACCAGCTGCTCGCGGCGATTACGTCCGCGGTGATGCTGGTGGCGCTCATCCTCTGCTGGCTCCTGGCGCGCATCACCGAGCAGCCGCTGTCGGATGTCTTCAGCGCGATGTCGCTGTGGAACCAGCACTTCCCGCCGTTCCAGTCGGGCCTCATCCACGTGCGTGACGTCGTCTACTACGCGGTCGTCACCTACGTGGCGCTGTTCGCGGCCACGCGCGTGCTCGAAGCGCGGAGGTGGCGATGA
- a CDS encoding Gldg family protein gives MSTRPVGQGLATTLTFVAGLLAVFIGERILGVGTGRGLLSGAGVAAVVLAMGWRFFASRGASAERRTVDGWVLGLYGLGLLALGLYFLQSDLGTSLFDARLSMKSPRLAVVLAALYPALLTCCLAPLVLVETAVQAMARAPVLETGRARSALYSGLGLSFVVIFAFATVYVVTQANTTWDLSYYRTAKPGDSTRKVVRGLNEPLQVTLFFPPSNEVGEAVRQYFRDLSTESPQLLNVEWLDQAVEPTRARLLGVHNNGTVVLARGERREPLTVGLELDRSRGQLQRLDQEVQRRLMTVAKPRRVVYFTSGHGERADTRPVPGETPKPAVAQLKEVLRSQNVDVRSLGVSEGLGQEIPADAAALVVLGATRDFLPEETTAVREYLKRGGRLLMALEPEGPRFEKLLEPLGLKYLGTPLANDQVYFRTTRQQSDRGNLGSVGFSSHPSVTSLTALGGQAAVALIGAGAMDQLQPLPNGIMHDISVRAHGATFADANGNFTYDPGETRRTWPLVVAVEEPAAAGKSPMRAIVMADADAMSDVVLTNLGNEYLVLDSLRWLTGEEAVSGGVSSEEDVPIQHTREQDVAWFYATVFLAPALVLAVGFVTTRRRGRRAPRAPVAAGGER, from the coding sequence ATGAGCACGCGTCCGGTGGGGCAGGGGCTGGCGACGACGCTGACGTTCGTCGCGGGGCTGCTCGCCGTCTTCATCGGCGAGCGCATCCTGGGCGTGGGCACGGGCCGAGGGCTGTTGTCCGGCGCGGGTGTGGCGGCGGTCGTCCTCGCGATGGGGTGGCGGTTCTTCGCCTCGCGCGGCGCGAGCGCGGAGCGGCGCACGGTGGATGGCTGGGTGCTGGGCCTGTATGGCCTGGGCCTGCTGGCGCTGGGGCTCTACTTCCTCCAGTCGGACCTGGGCACGTCGCTCTTCGACGCGCGCCTGTCGATGAAGTCCCCCAGGCTGGCGGTGGTGCTGGCGGCGCTGTACCCCGCGCTGCTCACGTGCTGTCTGGCGCCGCTGGTGCTGGTGGAGACCGCGGTCCAGGCGATGGCGCGGGCACCGGTGCTGGAGACGGGGCGCGCGCGCAGCGCGCTGTACTCCGGCCTGGGCCTGTCCTTCGTCGTCATCTTCGCCTTCGCGACGGTGTACGTCGTCACGCAGGCGAACACGACGTGGGACCTGTCGTACTACCGCACCGCGAAGCCCGGGGACTCCACGCGCAAGGTGGTGCGCGGACTCAACGAGCCCTTGCAGGTGACGCTCTTCTTCCCGCCCTCCAACGAGGTGGGCGAGGCGGTGCGGCAGTACTTCCGGGACCTGTCGACGGAGAGCCCCCAGCTCCTCAACGTGGAGTGGCTGGACCAGGCCGTGGAGCCCACGCGGGCGCGGCTGTTGGGCGTGCACAACAACGGCACCGTCGTGCTGGCGCGGGGCGAGCGCCGGGAGCCGCTCACGGTGGGCCTGGAGCTGGACCGCTCGCGAGGGCAGTTGCAGCGCCTGGACCAGGAGGTCCAGCGGCGGCTCATGACGGTGGCGAAGCCTCGCCGCGTCGTCTACTTCACGTCGGGCCATGGCGAGCGCGCGGACACGCGGCCCGTGCCGGGCGAGACGCCGAAGCCCGCCGTCGCGCAGCTCAAGGAGGTCCTCCGCTCGCAGAACGTGGACGTGCGCTCCCTGGGCGTCTCCGAGGGGCTGGGGCAGGAGATTCCCGCCGACGCGGCGGCGCTGGTGGTGCTGGGCGCCACGCGCGACTTCCTCCCCGAGGAGACCACCGCCGTGCGCGAGTACCTCAAGCGCGGCGGCCGGCTGTTGATGGCGCTGGAGCCGGAGGGCCCGCGCTTCGAGAAGCTCCTGGAGCCCCTGGGCCTGAAGTACCTGGGCACGCCGCTGGCGAATGACCAGGTGTACTTCCGCACCACGCGTCAGCAGAGCGACCGGGGCAACCTGGGCTCGGTGGGCTTCAGCTCGCATCCGTCCGTCACGTCGCTGACGGCGCTGGGCGGACAGGCGGCGGTGGCGCTCATCGGCGCGGGGGCGATGGACCAGCTCCAGCCGCTGCCCAACGGCATCATGCACGACATCTCCGTGCGTGCTCACGGCGCCACGTTCGCGGACGCGAATGGGAACTTCACCTACGACCCGGGCGAGACGCGGCGCACCTGGCCGCTGGTGGTGGCGGTGGAGGAGCCCGCGGCGGCCGGCAAGTCGCCCATGCGCGCCATCGTCATGGCGGACGCGGATGCGATGAGCGACGTGGTGCTGACCAACCTGGGCAACGAGTACCTGGTGCTGGACTCGCTGCGGTGGCTGACGGGGGAAGAGGCCGTGTCCGGTGGGGTGTCGTCCGAGGAGGACGTGCCCATCCAGCACACGCGGGAGCAGGACGTGGCGTGGTTCTACGCCACCGTCTTCCTGGCCCCGGCGCTGGTGCTGGCGGTGGGCTTCGTGACGACGCGGCGGCGAGGCCGTCGTGCTCCGCGCGCCCCGGTGGCGGCGGGAGGTGAGCGATGA